The genomic window CTCGGGCAACCTGCACATCGGCCACTGGTACGCCAACGTGGCCCCCGACGCCCGCGCGCGCTGGCTGCGGATGCGCGGGTATAACGTGCTGTTTCCGATGGCTTTCGACGCCTTCGGGCTGCCCGCCGAGAACGCCGCCATCAAGAACAACACCAACCCGGCGACCTGGACCTACGCCAACATCGAGCGCATGACCGGGCAGTTCTCGCGCATGGGCACGATGATCGACTGGTCGCGCAAGTTCGCCACCTGCGACCCCGAGTACTACCGCTGGAACCAGTGGTTTTTCATCGAGTTCTGGAAGCGCGGGCTGGCCTACAAGAAGGGCGGGCTGGTCAACTGGTGCCCCAAGGACCAGACGGTGCTGGCGAACGAGCAGGTCGTGAACGGCCACTGCGAGCGCTGCGGCACGGCGGTCGAGCGGCGCAACCTGAGCCAGTGGTACCTGAAAATCACCGACTACGCCGAGGAACTGCTGGACTTTAGCGCCACCGACATGCCCGAAAAGGTCCGCGCCATGCAGACCAACTGGATTGGCAAGTCGGTGGGCGCCGAGGTCACCTTCGACACGCCCGCCGGCCCCGAGACGGTCTTTACCACCCGCCCCGACACGCTGATGGGCGCGACGTTCATGGTGCTGGCGCCCGAGCATGCCAAGGTGAAGGAATTGACCACCGACGAGCAGCGCGCCGAGGTGGAAGCTTACGTCGCTGCCGCCGGGCGCAAGACCGACGTGGAGCGCCAGCAGGAAGGCGAAAAGACCGGCGTGTTCACCGGCAGTTATGCCACCCACCCCATCAGCGGGCACCAGTTGCCCATCTGGGTGGCCGACTACGTGCTGGTCACCTACGGCACCGGCTCCATCATGGCCGTGCCCGCGCACGACGAGCGCGACTTTGCCTTTGCCAAGAAGTTTGACCTGCCTATCAGGGAAGTCATCCGCGCCGAGGGGTCCGAGGGCATGGGCGACCAGCCGAGCGAGCCGTACTCGGGCGAGGGCCAGATCGTCAATTCCGGCGAGTTCGACGGCATGCCCGGCGGCAAGGCGAGCATCGCGGCCATCATTGCCCGGCTGGAGGAACGCGGCGTGGCGAAGGCCAAAACGACCTACCGCCTGCGCGACTGGCTGTTTGCCCGCCAGCGCTACTGGGGCACGCCGATTCCCTTCGTCCACTGCGAGAAGTGCGGGATGCAGCCCGTTCCCGAGGACCAGTTGCCGGTGAAGTTGCCCGAGAACGTGGCCTTCACCCCGACCGGCCAGAGCCCGCTGAAGCTGGATGAAGAGTGGAAGACGACCACCTGCCCCTGCTGCGGCGGCCCCGCCGAGCGCGAAACCGACACCATGGACACCTTCGTGGACTCGAGCTGGTACATGTACCGCTACCTGTCGCCCAACTACGACGGCGGCCCCTTCGACCCCAGTAAGGCGGGCCTGCTGCCGGTGGACCTGTACACGGGCGGCATCGAGCACGCCATTTTGCACCTGCTGTACTCGCGCTTCTGGACCAAAGTGATGCGCGACATGGGCCTGACGACGCAAAGCGAACCGTTTGCCCGGCTGCGCAACCAGGGCATGGTGCTGGGCGAGGACGGCGAGAAGATGTCCAAGTCGCGCGGCAACGTGGTCGACCCCGACGACCTGGTGCGCGAGTACGGCGCCGACACGGTGCGGGCGTTCCTGATGTTCATCGCCCCCTGGGAACTGGGCGGCCCCTGGGATCCGCAGGGCATCAACGGCCCGAGTAAGTGGCTCTCGCGCGTCTGGAACGTGTTCTTCGAGGAGAAGGTCAGCGGCCCCGAGGAAAAGATGCAAGGCGCCGACGTGCGCTTCGCCGTTCACTCCGCGCTGAAGAAGGTAAACGACGACTTCGAGCGCATGAGCTTCAACACCATCATTTCGACCCTGATGGAGCTGACGAACGCGCTGGTCAAGGCCAAGCGCTCGCCGGTCTTCGGCACGCCCGTCTGGGAGGAAGCGCTGGACATCTTCAACCGCA from Deinococcus radiodurans R1 = ATCC 13939 = DSM 20539 includes these protein-coding regions:
- the leuS gene encoding leucine--tRNA ligase, translated to MTQEATKPNIQEPRAERYNPHAIEQKWQGQWQESGLYKFDENAPGEKFYALTMFPYPSGNLHIGHWYANVAPDARARWLRMRGYNVLFPMAFDAFGLPAENAAIKNNTNPATWTYANIERMTGQFSRMGTMIDWSRKFATCDPEYYRWNQWFFIEFWKRGLAYKKGGLVNWCPKDQTVLANEQVVNGHCERCGTAVERRNLSQWYLKITDYAEELLDFSATDMPEKVRAMQTNWIGKSVGAEVTFDTPAGPETVFTTRPDTLMGATFMVLAPEHAKVKELTTDEQRAEVEAYVAAAGRKTDVERQQEGEKTGVFTGSYATHPISGHQLPIWVADYVLVTYGTGSIMAVPAHDERDFAFAKKFDLPIREVIRAEGSEGMGDQPSEPYSGEGQIVNSGEFDGMPGGKASIAAIIARLEERGVAKAKTTYRLRDWLFARQRYWGTPIPFVHCEKCGMQPVPEDQLPVKLPENVAFTPTGQSPLKLDEEWKTTTCPCCGGPAERETDTMDTFVDSSWYMYRYLSPNYDGGPFDPSKAGLLPVDLYTGGIEHAILHLLYSRFWTKVMRDMGLTTQSEPFARLRNQGMVLGEDGEKMSKSRGNVVDPDDLVREYGADTVRAFLMFIAPWELGGPWDPQGINGPSKWLSRVWNVFFEEKVSGPEEKMQGADVRFAVHSALKKVNDDFERMSFNTIISTLMELTNALVKAKRSPVFGTPVWEEALDIFNRMLAPVVPHIAEEIWHERGQKGSVHTAQWPQVDEAAAVRDTVTIGVQVSGKVRGEVSISKTASQEEALSAARAIAEVQKHLEGKTVVKEIYVPGRIINIVAK